AACGGCCAAGCGGCGATTGAAAGCGTTAAAACCCGTCAATCCGTAATATGCATTTCGGCGTATTGCGCGAGCACTTCATGAATTTTCGGGGGTGGGGATACGGCAAAATAGTTTTCCACCACCATGTGTGCTATTTCATGGGATACCACCCTGAGACTGGCATGTTTTGCCGAATAGAAAACGGTGTTCTCTATCGGCGAGTAAAAAGCGATATAATCAGTTTTTTTATTATAAATTCGTTGAAAATCCTTTTGTACCCCTTCTGTTGATGAATAAACCACAATGATAACTTTTATTTTGGCGGGGTACATATCCAGTATCGTTTCCACCTTTTCAATAATCAAATCGATTTTATTGCAAACTTCATCCTGAATGGTCTCACTTTTTTTCCCCTGAAGCAGGTATTTTAAATTTCCCATATATAAGTTGTTGTCAAATTTTCTGAGGGTTTCCACGGTATCATAGATAACCGTCGCATATCGGGTCTCCATTTCAAGCCCTGAAGCCTGTCCCGGAAAAAAGATAAGCGATGCAACCGCGACAAATAATAGTTGTATTTTCTTAAGCTGCATACGGAATTATTCAATCGTCAGTTTGAACCCATTCAGTATTTCCATCATCAGTTGGTTCTGTTGGCGGATTGTCTCTAATTTCGCTTGCAACAGATCCTGTTGAGTTCGGCTGCTATCGGTAGCCTGGTCGGAATCACAGCATTGTTTGATACTTACTGCGGACTGGCGCATTTGGAGCAGACTATGGGAAAGCATCTTATTAAACGCATTTATTTTTTCACCGAGATTTTTCCCTTCGTCATTTTTACGAAGGAAGATGCGACCCGAGAGGTCCTTGGTCGTCATTAAATCCAGCGTTTTTTCAAACCTGAAAAACGGCCCGGCAACCCGATGGGTAAGAAATAGGGTCATAATGGCAACCGCAATGCCGCCAAGGACAATAAACAGCCATTGCGCACCGAGAATTTTGTTTAACAACAAGCCCGGTGTGGTGCCGAGTTTCAGGTGATAGTTGTCGTAGACAATCGAGAGCGTGTTGGAAGAAAAAAAACTGAATATCAGGGCAAATAGCACACTGCCGGCGGCAACGCAGATAAAGGCACTGAATATGTATTTCCCTTGAAATTCTTTGTTGATAAATAAATGTCTGCGCTTGTATGCGACCATTATATTTGCCCCTCCTCACTTACTTTTTCATGTGTAAGAATTTGAATGTCGGCTTTTTCTTTGGTCTCGTTCATCCAGAGATCAAACTGGGCTCTTTTGCGCTGATCAGATAGGAAGGCACGCACCTGACTGTCATTCGGTATGTTGTTCGCCTTGGAAGAGACGGATACATTGTCAAGACGGTAGACAACATATCCTTCCTCAGAGAATTCGGGTTTGGAACTGGCACCCGGGGTTAGCAAAAACAGAGAAAACTTGAGTGATTCGGAAAGATTAATAAAATCATTTTCAAGCGTTTCAGTCGATTTGACCTTTCCGTTTTGAACATCAACTTCATTTTCATATACAAATTTGGTGTACCGGATGGTTTTAGATAGCATTTCTTTGAATTTGCCTATCATGTCTTTGGTTACAGCGGGGGATAGGGACTGATATTTCCGATCCACAAGAACTTTAATCAGTGATTGTTCGTAAAACGTTTCAACCGATTTTCGAAAGGCCTCTTCTTTATGAATCCCCTGCTTGATTGCCTCCTGAATGAGAAGTTCCCGGGTAATTACAGAATTTAAAAACCCTTTTCCCCGGCTATGGTAAGAGCCAAATTTGGCGCGTTCGCCGAGCTCACTTTTCGAAATTATTCTGTCATTGATGATGATCGCAGGCTCTGATACTTCAACCTTAAGGCCGGATAACCGAAAGGAAAAGCCAATGGTGATCAGAATGAGAATCCCTATTATGTAATAAATGTATTTCATTCGGCCCCTCTTGATAGTAAAAAAAGACGATGGAAAGTTGTTGATAGAAAACATTCCAACTGTTCATCACCTTAAGGCAAAATGGTTAATAATTCAAACATTAACTGCAAAAAACATACCACGGCGGCGCTGATTGAGAGGGGATCAATGAGGGTTGGGTTAAAGTGTTCCCTTCAAAAAATAGTGGTGATTTTTTTCTTTTGTATTTTGACCGGCGAGCACGGATATTCACAAACGGATCCAAAAGCGCTTTTTGACATGGCCGTAAGCAACTATAAACAAGGAAACTATCAGGAGGCGATTGATCTTTTTACGGAGTTGATCGTCATCGCGCCTGATAATGCAAAGGCATACAAGAACCGTGGGGTGGCCTTAATGAGCGTGAGAAAAATGGACGATGCCATCCAAGATTTTAACACCGCGCTGCGCATTGATCCGTCCTTAAAAGGGCTTTACAGCAACTTGGGCGCTGCTTGGCATTATAAAGGGGAGTACGAAAAAGCGGTCTTTAATTACGATATTGCAATTAAAGAGGCCCCGAACAGTTATGTCAGCTATTTCAACCGGGCGATTTCACGGGTCGCTTTGAACCGGCTTGAAGAAGCCCGCGCAGATTTGGAAAAAACGCTTGCGCTCAACCCCGGGTTTGATCCCGCTGTATCCGCGAAGCAAGACGTTCAGAAAATGCTGGCTGAAACCAGCGGCAAATCGCATGTCGTGCAAGCAGGGGCCTTTCTCGTGGAGACCAATGCTCTTGAAATGAAAACGAACCTAATCGAAAAGGGTGTGGACGCCAGGATAGTGGTGTTAAAGGATGCCAAACAAAGAACGTGGTATCTTGTAAGATGCGGGAATAATCTGACACACGAAGCAGCGAAACGACTTAACACCCAGTTAAAAAAACGGTACCATATTGATTCGGTGATACGCCCTGAGGATTGGTTTTAAAAAAACTTGTCCCCTTGAATGTCGAACGGGGCCAACATCCCGACGTTGTTATGGGACTTCAAGACGGCTCGACAAGTTCTCCCGTGTTGGTGATCACTTGAATCGCACGATCGTCATACAAGCGGATCATTTCAAAATCTTTGATATTGGTTACTTCGAGTTCGGGAAGCCCGTTTTCTTTAAGCCAGTTATGAATCATGGCGACCTGGTCGGCATCGAATGCTCGAGCCGTGAAAATCTTTACTCGATTTCCTTCATTGATTAATCGGGTGGCTAAATTGACCATTTTTGGAACGGGATCGCCAATTTTTGATATGCCCGACAGCGGGTCCGTTCGCGCCAATGTGCCGTCAAGATCCATGCCTATCCAGCCTTTACGTGCGTACTCTTTTTTCTCAGCGGCCGATGGTGCAGTGCTTTTTTTCATCGCCATGGAAAGCTGATAGTCTCTTGCGGCTTCTTGCTTTGCCTTATGGATAAACTCTTTTATGAGGGTGGTTATTTTCATGATTTATTTTGATGCCGTCATTAAAAGCGCCCTAATACGGCGAAGCCGAAAGCTGGGCCGCTGGGCTGTTTGGTGGCCAACGACCTTTTCCAGTAACACATGCATTTGCGTATTTCTACTAACGTCGCTGATTGATACGGCTATTTATAATGCCGGACGCGTAACGTTGTGTCAAGAAAGTGCTTGTTCATTTCAGCCTTGATGTCGGGCCGGATTCATAGTTTTTAAACCGGCACCAAAAGATATCATTTTTATGGCAAGCAGAATAAAAGCCTATCGGATTTAGATGACTTTTTAAACATATTCTGATAATTACAAACAAATTTGAACCGGAATGGGGAATGATGCAGATGGAACGAACCAGTTGGGCAGGACCTATGGTTTATATACACCAACCGCACGAGGAGGCATTAAAAAATGGCCGATTTTATTGAACCGATGGATAAGGCGATTAAGGCAATGGCTGACAAGGAAGGAAAATATCTTTCTTTTTCCCTGGGAAGTGAAGAGTATGGCATCAGCATTCTTAAAATAAAAGAGATTATCGGAATGATGGCCATAACCAGCGTTCCTCAAACGCCGAAATTTGTCAAAGGCGTTATTAATCTTCGTGGCCGGGTAATTCCCATCATTGATTTGAGACTGAAATTCGGCATGGAGCCCATGGATTATACGGAGCGAACCTGTATCATCGTGGTTGAGATTGAAAGTGAAACTGGTACGATTCAGATCGGCAATGTGGTGGACTCGGTTTCCGAGGTGCTTAATATTCGCGCGGAACAGATTGAAAAAGCGCCGACCTTCGGCGTGGCTTTAAATACGAGTTTCATTTTGGGAATGGCTAAAATGGAAAGTGGCGTCAAAATTCTCCTTGATATTAACAGAGTCTTGGCGGCGGAAGAAATCCAAGCGCTTGAAAAGGTGGGATGAAGCTCACTTCTTTCCGCAACAGGGGCGGCTTTTTGGTTGAACGCAAGGTTGCCTACAGCAAAGACCATCAGCATTGCGGTAATGAGGTTTGACGAATCATCTTTTTTCACGAGAAGTCACAAGGATGGTCAAGAAAAAGCATAATATTTTTTAGTGGTTATCTTTTATATCATTGTGTATTAGCGTGATATTAAGACTTTTTAGGACCACGGAAAGAATAAATTATCCCAAATCGCGCCGGATATGGCCTCCCATTCAAGGCGTGCCGGCCGGTGCATATTGAATATTCAACGGTTGGCGCAACGCAGAAGACGGCCCCAGAGGCAAGTAAGTTGGGATAAATTATTCTTTCTGCTGCCCTTAAGTGTTCATCAATCTTTATTAATACGTAAAAATGCGTCTAATGCTTCAATCACGACATTTGTCAGGCTGGTTTTATTGGCCTGGGCGTATTGATGCACGCGGGAGACTATTTCACATGGAATTTGCAGGTTCAGGTCTTCACAGGTCATTTTATTGGTATTGTCTACTGACGAACTGCTTTTGAGATCTTGATTCATTTTGCTAATGGGTGCTCCTGT
This Desulfobacterales bacterium DNA region includes the following protein-coding sequences:
- a CDS encoding methyl-accepting chemotaxis protein, whose amino-acid sequence is MVAYKRRHLFINKEFQGKYIFSAFICVAAGSVLFALIFSFFSSNTLSIVYDNYHLKLGTTPGLLLNKILGAQWLFIVLGGIAVAIMTLFLTHRVAGPFFRFEKTLDLMTTKDLSGRIFLRKNDEGKNLGEKINAFNKMLSHSLLQMRQSAVSIKQCCDSDQATDSSRTQQDLLQAKLETIRQQNQLMMEILNGFKLTIE
- a CDS encoding tetratricopeptide repeat protein, with the protein product MRVGLKCSLQKIVVIFFFCILTGEHGYSQTDPKALFDMAVSNYKQGNYQEAIDLFTELIVIAPDNAKAYKNRGVALMSVRKMDDAIQDFNTALRIDPSLKGLYSNLGAAWHYKGEYEKAVFNYDIAIKEAPNSYVSYFNRAISRVALNRLEEARADLEKTLALNPGFDPAVSAKQDVQKMLAETSGKSHVVQAGAFLVETNALEMKTNLIEKGVDARIVVLKDAKQRTWYLVRCGNNLTHEAAKRLNTQLKKRYHIDSVIRPEDWF
- a CDS encoding chemotaxis protein CheW — translated: MADFIEPMDKAIKAMADKEGKYLSFSLGSEEYGISILKIKEIIGMMAITSVPQTPKFVKGVINLRGRVIPIIDLRLKFGMEPMDYTERTCIIVVEIESETGTIQIGNVVDSVSEVLNIRAEQIEKAPTFGVALNTSFILGMAKMESGVKILLDINRVLAAEEIQALEKVG